AATATACTTGTTTTACCTTGTCCATTCTTTCCAAAAAATAGATTGAGTTTTGGAAAAAATTTTATATTTCCATCAATTAAATTTCTAAAGTTTATATAATTAATTTCTAAAATTTCCAAAGCTTAATCCACCTTACTAAGATATTATTTTATTATGAAAGTTTCTCCAGCAGCTTCAACTTTATCTCCAGGATATAGTTTTTTACCTCTTCTTAACTCCTCTTCACCATTAACTTTAACATTTCCATCTAGTATGAAGAATTTAGCATCTACTCCAGTGTCACAAACTCCAGCCCATTTTAAAAATTGATCTAATTTTATAAATTCTGTTGATATTTTTATCTCTTTCATTTTTTTCTCCTTGTTATCTATATAAAAAAATTATAAACTTACCCCATATTATATCATACTTTTAATGATTTTTCTATCTAATAAAATTTAAGGTTTTTAAATAGCTTTCATCTCAATTAAAATATTTTTAACCTAACGGGCAAGAAGTCGCCCACCTATATAGGTGGTGCGATGAATTGCCCTATTGTTTTTTAGAAGACAAAGTGATATAAT
The window above is part of the uncultured Fusobacterium sp. genome. Proteins encoded here:
- the yaaA gene encoding S4 domain-containing protein YaaA; amino-acid sequence: MKEIKISTEFIKLDQFLKWAGVCDTGVDAKFFILDGNVKVNGEEELRRGKKLYPGDKVEAAGETFIIK